The genome window GCATCAGTTCGTACCTGATTCGCAAACACGCTTCTCGCCTGCTGGCTTCTCATCAAGGGTGACCTGGCTAATCGGCATGGTACAACGACTTAACGTATAGTAAATCCGATTTGCCTGACACGAGAACGGTCCTGACTAATCCTGGAAGAAGGGAATAGTCAGGACCGTTCTGATTGGAACAAGTCTCCGACGGAAGAAAGTGCACAACAAAATAGCCCAAATAGGTAGATCTACGCGTTCTGGCGGTACATTTGGGGTTAAAAAATTGGTGATGTAGTTCTGGATAGGCATGTCTGGGGTATAGACACGGTTTCCGGCAGTGGGCCCGTTACGCGACGTAGCCCGCGACGAATGGTCTACGTACCGGGTGTTGCTAAGGCCAGCTAAATGCACGCATCCTGTTGACCGGCTGAATTCCGCTGTGATCAAGATCGTGAAGACAGCAGATACACCAATTTGACACGTTAAACGAATACTGGATTACTCTCTTACAACCTGCTATGCGTTCTGTTGCCCTCTTTTTTGCCCTTGTCAGTTTGTCCTGGCTGACGGTTGCCCAAACGCCAACACCCTATGGTGCCGTCCCATCGCCCCGCCAGTTGCAGTGGCATAAGTTGAAGTACTATGCCTTTGTGCACTTCAACATGAACACCTTCACCAATGAAGAGTGGGGGCACGGCACCGAAACTGCCGACCTGTTCAATCCGACGCAGCTCGATTGCCGACAGTGGGCGAAAGTCGCCAAAGAAGCGGGAATGGAAGGCATTGTCATTACGGCCAAACACCACGATGGTTTCTGCCTGTGGCCCAGTAAATTCACGGAACACTCGGTCAAAAACAGTAAATGGCGGGGAGGAAAGGGCGACGTACTTAAAGAGCTGTCGGCTGCCTGCAAGGAATATGGATTGAAATTTGGTGTATACCTCTCGCCCTGGGATCGAAACCACCCCGCCTACGGAACCCCGCAATACAACGAAATTTTCAAGAATACGCTCAAAGAAGTGTTGACCCAGTACGGTGACGTTTTCGAAGTGTGGTTCGACGGGGCCAATGGGGAAGGACCCAACGGCAAAAAGCAGGTTTACGACTGGCCGGGGTTCATCGCCACGGTGCGGCAGTATCAGCCGAACGCGGTCATTTTCAGCGACGCGGGCCCCGATATTCGCTGGGTGGGTAACGAAGATGGCTATGCGGGTGAAACCAACTGGGCTACCCTGAATCGGGATAAGGTATATCCGGGTTATCCGGATTACTGGGAGCTGACACCGGGTCATGAAGACGGTACGCATTGGGTGCCCACCGAAGTCAACTGCTCGATCCGGCCGGGCTGGTACTACCACGCCAGCGAAGACAACAACGTAAAGTCGCTGGAACATCTGGTCGATATTTATTACAGTTCGATTGGGCGCAATGGGAACTGGTTACTGAACCTACCCGTCGATCGGCGGGGGCTGGTCCATGAAAACGACGTTGCGCGACTTATGGAACTGAAAGCCTACACGGACAAAGCGTCGATTAATCTGGCTGGTGGCAAGGTGATTACGGCCAGCAGCGTTCTCAGTAAAGCCCCGACTTTTGCCGCCAGCAACATACTGGACAAAAGCCGGGATACGTACTGGGCAGCCGCCGACGGTGCCAAACAGGCTACACTCGACATTGATCTGGGGAAACCGACGACGCTCAATCGACTGCTCATTGAAGAATACATTGCCTTAGGGCAGCGGGTAAAAAAGTTTTCCGTGGCGGCCTGGCAGGACGGTAACTACCAAACCATTGCGCAGGGAACAACCATCGGCAATCGGCGCATACTGCGGTTCCCGGTTGTGACAACGAGCAAAATCCGGGTGACCATCGAGGAAGCCAAAGCCAGTCCGCTTATTCGCCACATCGAACTCTACAACGCCCCCGAACTTATCGTACCCCCGGTCATTAGCCGGAGCAAAGACGGGCTAGTGACCATCGCCTGTCCTCGCACGACTGATCCGGTCATTACCTACACGACCGATGGGTCTGAGCCAACGGCCAGCAGTCCCCGGTTCAGCCAGCCGTTTGCGCTGGTGCAGGGCGGCACCGTAAAAGCCCGCGCGTTCATCGATAACATGAAAAAAGCCAGCAGCCCTGTTTCCACGAACTTCGACATTAGCTCGACCAAATGGACGGTTGTGTCAGCCGGGACGGTACCCGTAAAGGGCATCGACCGCCTGATTGACGGGAATCCAATGACGTTCTGGCAGCAGCGTAAAGTAGGTGATGGACCTGTACCGGTGGTTCTTGATCTGGGTGAGACACTAATGCTGAACGGCTTTACATACCTGCCCCGGCAGGATGGCAGAAAAGAAGGTATCGTCTACAAATATGCTGTTTCGGTCAGCCAGGATGGACAAAACTGGTCGGCACCGGTTAGCCAGGGCGCGTTCAGCAACATCAATAACAACCCGGTCGGGCAGGCAGTCCGGTTCGATAAGGTGCAGCCAGCGCGTTATCTCAAATTCGAGGCCCTCGAAACAACAGGGGCAACCGATACCACCGTCGCCATTGCCGAACTCGGCATCCTGACGCGCTAAACGATATTCGTTAGCAACCAGACTTAAATTTTTGCCCACAGAGGCACAAAGAACACCGGACCTGGATGTATTGATAGTATCACCTGCTGAGCTCGATAGTCTCTGTGCTTCTGTGAAACGTTCCTTACTGTATAGCCATCAACTATGTTAAAACGGTTTATTTACATTACTGTCTCACTGCTTTCGGTGAGCCATCTTCAGGCCCAGACGAAGCCTGAGTCCACGACGTATTCCTTTACGAAAGGACTGGTCGCGCTGACCGGCAGCCGCTACGGGCGGGAAGCAATTTATGCTGATCCGCTGGCCTATCAACTGTATACCGGTACGCTTAAATCCCCAGCTGAAGGGGCGGTATTCGGCACCGACGAGCAGGGAAAGGAAATCAAATGGATGCCCGTCACCGCCGATAGCCTGAACCGGTTACGGCTTCGGGGAAATTTCCGGGGCAATGGGGGCGCACCCGCCGGCCCCGGCGTGGTAGCGGGTACACTGCGGGGTGGTATCGGTGGGGGCGGGGGCTATACCTACCTGACGTATCCATCGACCCGTGAACAGGTCGCTCTGCTGACTATCAAGGGAAACAGCAACGTCTACGTAAACGGTGAACTGCATATGGGCGATGCCTACAGCATGGGGTATCTGCACATTCCGGTAAAGCTCAAAAAAGGACTGAATGAGTTTTATGTGCGCGGTGTCATGATCACGGCCAGCCTGAATTTTTCGGATAAGTCCGCGTTATTGTTCACCGACGATCCCACGCTGCCCAGCATCCGGATAGGTGAATCGAATGCTTCGCTTCAGGGCGCTGTGGTCGTGGTCAATGCCGCGACGACCCCCCTGACTGGCTTGCAGATAAGCAGTAACGTGAACGGAAAGTCGCTGACAACCAGTCTGCCCGTCATTCCGGCCCTGTCGAGTCGAAAGGTAGCGTTTCGCTTCGATGGCAGTGGAGTTACCGCCAAAGGCCCACAATCCTGCGCGTTGACCCTTACGCAAAAAGGGAAGGTGCTCGATGCAGGTACGGTATCCGTGGAGGCCGTTCCTGCCGGTGCGTCATACAGCCAGACCTTTGTTAGCCAGATCGATGGCAGTTTGCAGTACTACGCTGTGACCCCCCAGTCATCGGTCACAACTGCCCCCTCGGCGCTGTTTCTGTCGGTACACGGGGCGGGTGTGGAAGCCAGTGGTCAGGCGCGGGCCTACAAAGCCAAAGACTGGGGTAATCTGGTGGCGGCTACCAATCGGCGGCCACGCGGCTTTAACTGGGAAGACTGGGGCCGGATCGATGCGCTGGAAGTGCTGACGATTGCGAAAAAACAATTTAAGCCAGACCCGCAGCACATATACCTGACTGGTCACTCGATGGGTGGACACGGGACCTGGTTCCTGGGGGCTACCTATCCCGATAAATGGGCAGCTATTGCGCCTTGTGCGGGTTATCCGACGTTGAAAGAATACGGTTCCGCCGATGGGGTGATTCCGGATTCCAGTACGAATCCACTGGAAAAGATGCTGTTACGGTCCGGCAATCAGAGCGACGTGCTGAAACTGACGAGCAACTACAAACCACTAGGTATTTATGTTCTCCACGGCGATGCTGACCGGACGGTGCCCGTTACCTACGCGCGTCAGATGCGTAAACTCCTGGGCGAATCGCAACCCGATATGAGCTACTACGAATACCCCGGCGGTAGTCACTGGTTCGGCGACGAGAGCGTTGACTGGAAACCTTTGTTCGATTTTTTCAAATGGCATCAGATTGCTGTCGATTCTACGGTGAACGCGATCGATTTCACGACGGCCAATCCCGGCATCTCATCGACATACCGGTGGGCAACTATTGAACAGCAAAACCAGCCGCTTCTCTACAGTCGGATGCAACTCAACCGGAAGGGACGGTCCATTACGGGTACGACGGCCAATGTAGCGCTCCTGAAACTGGCCCTTGATGGATTCGGCGCGCAAACGCCCCTGACAATTACGCTCGACGGAACTCCGGCGCTGACGTACACGACGACCAGTGCGCAGGACTCCTTATTTTTACGCCGGGAAAACGGGCAGTGGAAGCAGACGCAACGGCCCGATGCGAGCCAGAAAGGACCCCATCGGAATGGTACGTTCAAAGAGGCATTCAACAACCGCATGGTGTTTGTGTATGGGACAAAGGGCACGAAGGAGGAAAATGACTGGAACTGGCAGAAAGCTCGCTACGATGCTGAAACCTGGTATTACCGGGGCAACGGGGCCATCGACATCATCGCCGATACGGATTTTTCGCTGGCAAAATACGCCGACCGAGGAGTCGTTCTGTTCGGTAACGCGACCAACAATGCCGCCTGGCCAGCACTGTTGGCCGATTGCCCGATTCAGCTGGAGCGCAATCGCATTCGGGCCGGGAGCCAGCAATGGCAGGGCGATGATGTAGCCACCTATTTTGTCTGGCCCATTAAAAGCTCAAAAACGGCCTCGGTCGCGGTCGTTGGCGGAACGGGGCTGAAGGGCATGAAGGCTGCTTCGGCCAACCAGTACTTCGCCGGAGCCAGTGGTTTTCCTGACTTCATGATTTTCGGCCTGGATATGGTTCGGGATGGGAGCAAGGGCGTTCGGATGGCGGGCTTCTTTGATAACGACTGGAAGCTAACGCCGGAACTCATCTCCGTCAATGAGCAGAAGGACGGGGATAAGTAGGGTACTCGATGCGTCGTATCTCCGAGATACGACGCATCGAGTACCCTATTCGTAACGCTGGTAAATTATTTAGAAGCTAACTCATTTCGTTCAATGATCCGATTATATTTCCTGTTGTTTGTCCTGTTTAGTACCGCAACCATTCGGGCGCAGGACGGTGCCCAGCGGTATCCGCTCATTCCCTACCCAACGACGCTAATCCCTGCATCGGGCCAATTTGCTGTTACGGCTCAAACTGCGCTGATCGTGCAGGATAATCGGTTTAGCGGTGAAGCCAAGCAATTACAGACATTGCTGGAACCGGCTCTGGGCAACCGTCTGCCAACTACAGGAACTGGTTCGAAAATTGTGCTTCAACATGATGCCTCCATCACGAATCCGGAAGGCTACGCTCTGACAATTACGCCCCGGCAGGTGACGCTCAAAGCCAGCCAGCCCGTCGGCATGTTTCGGGCTGTTCAGACCATCCGCCAGTTGTTGCCGGTAGCCATTGAAAAACCGGAAAAGCCACGGGCATCGCTAACCCTGCCCGCGGTGCAGATTCAGGATCAACCCGCCTACGCCTGGCGGGGTATGCACCTCGACGTGTCGCGGCATTTCTATTCCATCGATTATCTGCAACGGTTCATCGATCGGCTGGCGCTGTATAAGTTCAATAAATTTCACCTGCACCTCACCGACGACCAGGGCTGGCGTCTGGAAATCAAAGCCTATCCCAAACTGACCACCGAAGCCGCCTGGCGCACGTTCAACAATCAGGATTCGGTCGTCTTGAAGCGGGCTGTCACCAATCCCGACTTCGACCTGCCCAAGCAGTTCATTCGCCAGCAGAACGGGCAAACGCAGTACGGCGGCTTTTACACCCAGACCCAGATGCGCGACCTGATTGCCTACGCAGCCGCGCGGCACGTTGAGATCATTCCCGAGATCGATATGCCCGGCCACCTGAGTGCCGCCATCAAAGCGTATCCATTCCTGAGCTGTACGGGTCAGCCGGGTATGGGTAAAACGTTTTCGGTCCCCATCTGCCCCTGCAACGAACCAACGTACACGTTCATGGAGGCCGTGCTGAGCGAAGTGATTGCGCTGTTTCCAAGCCAGTATGTTCACATTGGGGCCGATGAAGTGGAGAAGTCGACCTGGTCGCAGTCGGCGGCTTGTCAGGCGCTGATGAAGCGGGAGAACATAAAGAACGTCGAGGAATTGCAGAGTTATTTCGTGCATCGGATCGAGACGTTCGTGCAGTCGAAAGGCAAGAAATTGATGGTCTGGGATGACGCGCTCGAAGGGGGACTTAAGCCGTCGACGGCGGTGATGTACTGGCGTAGCTGGGTAAAAGACGCGCCCGTCAAAGCCGCGCAGAATGGTAATGATGTTGTGATGACGCCGGTCAGCAACTTGTATTTTGATAGCCCTCCGGGTATTCAGTCGGTCGAAAATGTGTACAACATTGCCGTTGTGCCCGAGGGTGTGACCGCCGGGCAGGTGAAGCAGTTTCTGGGGGCTCAGGCCAACATCTGGACCGAATATATCCCGACCGAAAATCGCGTCGATTACATGGCTATGCCCCGCATGACGGCACTGTCGGAAGTGGTCTGGACGGCCAAAAAAGACTATCCATCCTACCAGAAGCGGCTTTTACAGCACTTCCTGCGTATGGAAACGATGGGCATTCATTACCGGCTACCCGACCTGACGGGTTTCGCCGAAGAGAACGTGTTTGTCGATAAGGCGACGTTGCGGATTAAAAAACCGCTGGACAGCTATATCCTTCGCTACACGACCGATGGGAAACAACCCCAGGCGAATTCGCCCAAACTACCCGCTGATTTCGTCATTTCGACGCCACAAACGGTTAACGTAGCGGCTTTTACGCCATCGGGCGTCCGGGGCGATGTATATTCGCTACGCTACCAGCAGCAGGCCTACGCAACACCTGTCAGCGCAGCCAAACTGGGCCCCGGTTTGACCTGCTTTTATTTTAAGAAACAGTTCAAGGAAACGAAACTGATGAATGATCTGAAGGCCGACAGCACGTACACCATCAACAATGTCGTGGTGCCCAAATCGGTGACTGCGCCTAGCTTCGGGATTCAGTTTTGGGGCAACCTGACCGTACCCGAAACCGGTATTTACAGCTTTTTCTACACCTGCGACGACGGGGGCGTTCTACGCATTGCCGACCGGCTGGTGGTCGATAACGACGGAAATCATTTCCCCATCGAAAAAAGTGGACAAGTTGCGCTGCAAAAAGGGACGCACCCGTTCCGGGCGGCCTTTATCGAAGGCGGGGGCGGCTTCACACTCAAACTGAAATACAGCCTGAACGGCTCCGAGCCAATGGCTATTCCAGATAGCTGGTTTAGCCATTAATGTACAGCATAAGGTGACTTATGGATAAGCGCTACTTTATCCATAAGTCACCTTTACACATCAATACCAGGTCTTACCGGCCATCTTTGTCGTCGTTGCTGATCTTCTTGCCTTTCTTTGCGCCACCCGCATTCATTTGCCCGAATCGCCATTCGAAGGTGAGCCGCACCGAACGACGGTACGAATAAAAGCGGGATTCGGACTCGAAGGTCGGGGCCGATTGCCGATTCGTCTGGTTTATGACCTGAATAAACGGATTATTCAAGCCCAGCGTCAGACTAGCCTGCTTGTTCATGAACTCGCGTTTGGCCGACAGGCTGTGCCAGTAAAATCCCGTGTTGGTGCCCTGTAGGCTAATCCAGCCTGAACTGTAGTTGCCATTGGCCTGAAGGGTATAATTGGGCGTAAGCTTATAACTCGTATTCATGTTGACGCTCCACACCAGCCCGCTATTGCCCTGATTGAGGGCCGGGCTGAACAGGTCGACATAGCGAATGTCGCCACCAGCGTTCAGATTCCAGTTTTTGATCGGTTGGCTGCTCACGTTTACGTTCAGGCCCATTGTTTTGCGTTGTGCAATGTTCTGGGGTTTGCTGGTAGAAACGCCCGCAGCATCGACCGTTGCGATGTAATCGATGGCATTGTTGGTTACCCGCCAGTACAGGGCCGAATTCAGGGATAGCCCTTTCTTGGTGCTGGTGCTGTAGGCCAGTTCGGTTGCGTGGCTCAGCTCGGGATTCAGGTAGGGGTTCCCCGTCTGAATGTTTTTGGGATCACTTTGATTGAGCCACGGATTTAGATACCAGACCATCGGACGTTGGATACGTTGCGTGTAACTAACCTTGATGGTGTGTGTCTTGAGGGTTTTGGCTACCGTAATGCTCGGAATCAGGTTCGTGTACTGGGTCGCCAGTTTGGTTTGTGTTGTCAAAAAATCACCCTTGATGTCAGTGTGTTCAAAGCGGGCACCAGCGTTGAGACTCCATTTCCGCTTCGAGTCGATCCGCAGAGCCGTGTAGCCCGAATAGATCCGTTGCGTGTAAGAGAAATCGTTTGATTGTGCGGAGTCGATCACCAGCGGACTTTGCCCATCCAGCGACTGCGAGACCCGGTATTCACTACCAATATCGCGCAGAATGCTTTTCGCACCGATCTCAAGTTTGATGTTGGTCGTGTCTTTCCGGCCATTCAGTGTAAACGGATGGGTATAGTCCGTCTGAAACGTGTATTCTTTGTTGCGGCTGTAATTGCTGCTGTGCTGCCGGTAGATGGGCGATTCGGAGGCTGCGTAGCGATCCGTATCGTAGAAGTAATTATCGGGCATCCGGCTGTACTGGGTGAGCAGCGAAAACTCCTGTCCGGGCTTCTTGAACGATTTTGTATAGCCTAAATCGAGCTGGCCGTTGCCGTACGGATTTTTGAACCGAGTATCGTTCCGAAAGGCTTGTAGCTCATCCCCCGCCGGATTCGTCAGCCGGTTTTGCACGATGCTGTTGTTGGGGTAATAACCACCCCAGACGTTGGCGGCAAAATTGATGTGATTGGTCGAATCAGGATCATAATCGACACTCATTTCGCCGTATCCACCCGTACCGGTATTGTCGGCCGTGCTCTGTTGGGTTAGGATACTCAGCGGCTGGCTCGGCCCGTCGCTGCTGGGTAGCAGGTTGGTACGCACGGATTGGTTTTCCCGTTTGTTACGAAACTGGTATCCATTGGCGGATAGGGTAAGTCCAAACTTCTTCTTTCTCAGATTCAGGCTCGTACCCACGCCCCGATTGAAATTGCCCGCCGTCACCGAAGCCGTGCCATTGAAGCCCTGGAGCGCTTTTTTGGTGATGATATTGATGATGCCGGCCGACCCTTCGGCGTCGTATTTGGCCCCCGGACTGGTAATGACTTCGATGGACTTGATGACATTGGCAGGCATTTGGCGCAGGGCATCGGCCAGATTTCGGGCCATCATGGCCGAGGGTTTTCCGTTGATAAGCACCTTGATATTTCCATTGCCCCGCATCTGTACGTTGCCATCCATATCCACGCTCAGGGTAGGCACTTTTCGTAGTACGTCGGCGGCCGTACCACCCGCATTGGAAATATCTTTTTCGGCGTTGTAGACCAGCCGATCGCCTTTA of Spirosoma agri contains these proteins:
- a CDS encoding alpha-L-fucosidase, with the protein product MRSVALFFALVSLSWLTVAQTPTPYGAVPSPRQLQWHKLKYYAFVHFNMNTFTNEEWGHGTETADLFNPTQLDCRQWAKVAKEAGMEGIVITAKHHDGFCLWPSKFTEHSVKNSKWRGGKGDVLKELSAACKEYGLKFGVYLSPWDRNHPAYGTPQYNEIFKNTLKEVLTQYGDVFEVWFDGANGEGPNGKKQVYDWPGFIATVRQYQPNAVIFSDAGPDIRWVGNEDGYAGETNWATLNRDKVYPGYPDYWELTPGHEDGTHWVPTEVNCSIRPGWYYHASEDNNVKSLEHLVDIYYSSIGRNGNWLLNLPVDRRGLVHENDVARLMELKAYTDKASINLAGGKVITASSVLSKAPTFAASNILDKSRDTYWAAADGAKQATLDIDLGKPTTLNRLLIEEYIALGQRVKKFSVAAWQDGNYQTIAQGTTIGNRRILRFPVVTTSKIRVTIEEAKASPLIRHIELYNAPELIVPPVISRSKDGLVTIACPRTTDPVITYTTDGSEPTASSPRFSQPFALVQGGTVKARAFIDNMKKASSPVSTNFDISSTKWTVVSAGTVPVKGIDRLIDGNPMTFWQQRKVGDGPVPVVLDLGETLMLNGFTYLPRQDGRKEGIVYKYAVSVSQDGQNWSAPVSQGAFSNINNNPVGQAVRFDKVQPARYLKFEALETTGATDTTVAIAELGILTR
- a CDS encoding carboxylesterase family protein, whose product is MLKRFIYITVSLLSVSHLQAQTKPESTTYSFTKGLVALTGSRYGREAIYADPLAYQLYTGTLKSPAEGAVFGTDEQGKEIKWMPVTADSLNRLRLRGNFRGNGGAPAGPGVVAGTLRGGIGGGGGYTYLTYPSTREQVALLTIKGNSNVYVNGELHMGDAYSMGYLHIPVKLKKGLNEFYVRGVMITASLNFSDKSALLFTDDPTLPSIRIGESNASLQGAVVVVNAATTPLTGLQISSNVNGKSLTTSLPVIPALSSRKVAFRFDGSGVTAKGPQSCALTLTQKGKVLDAGTVSVEAVPAGASYSQTFVSQIDGSLQYYAVTPQSSVTTAPSALFLSVHGAGVEASGQARAYKAKDWGNLVAATNRRPRGFNWEDWGRIDALEVLTIAKKQFKPDPQHIYLTGHSMGGHGTWFLGATYPDKWAAIAPCAGYPTLKEYGSADGVIPDSSTNPLEKMLLRSGNQSDVLKLTSNYKPLGIYVLHGDADRTVPVTYARQMRKLLGESQPDMSYYEYPGGSHWFGDESVDWKPLFDFFKWHQIAVDSTVNAIDFTTANPGISSTYRWATIEQQNQPLLYSRMQLNRKGRSITGTTANVALLKLALDGFGAQTPLTITLDGTPALTYTTTSAQDSLFLRRENGQWKQTQRPDASQKGPHRNGTFKEAFNNRMVFVYGTKGTKEENDWNWQKARYDAETWYYRGNGAIDIIADTDFSLAKYADRGVVLFGNATNNAAWPALLADCPIQLERNRIRAGSQQWQGDDVATYFVWPIKSSKTASVAVVGGTGLKGMKAASANQYFAGASGFPDFMIFGLDMVRDGSKGVRMAGFFDNDWKLTPELISVNEQKDGDK
- a CDS encoding family 20 glycosylhydrolase, whose amino-acid sequence is MIRLYFLLFVLFSTATIRAQDGAQRYPLIPYPTTLIPASGQFAVTAQTALIVQDNRFSGEAKQLQTLLEPALGNRLPTTGTGSKIVLQHDASITNPEGYALTITPRQVTLKASQPVGMFRAVQTIRQLLPVAIEKPEKPRASLTLPAVQIQDQPAYAWRGMHLDVSRHFYSIDYLQRFIDRLALYKFNKFHLHLTDDQGWRLEIKAYPKLTTEAAWRTFNNQDSVVLKRAVTNPDFDLPKQFIRQQNGQTQYGGFYTQTQMRDLIAYAAARHVEIIPEIDMPGHLSAAIKAYPFLSCTGQPGMGKTFSVPICPCNEPTYTFMEAVLSEVIALFPSQYVHIGADEVEKSTWSQSAACQALMKRENIKNVEELQSYFVHRIETFVQSKGKKLMVWDDALEGGLKPSTAVMYWRSWVKDAPVKAAQNGNDVVMTPVSNLYFDSPPGIQSVENVYNIAVVPEGVTAGQVKQFLGAQANIWTEYIPTENRVDYMAMPRMTALSEVVWTAKKDYPSYQKRLLQHFLRMETMGIHYRLPDLTGFAEENVFVDKATLRIKKPLDSYILRYTTDGKQPQANSPKLPADFVISTPQTVNVAAFTPSGVRGDVYSLRYQQQAYATPVSAAKLGPGLTCFYFKKQFKETKLMNDLKADSTYTINNVVVPKSVTAPSFGIQFWGNLTVPETGIYSFFYTCDDGGVLRIADRLVVDNDGNHFPIEKSGQVALQKGTHPFRAAFIEGGGGFTLKLKYSLNGSEPMAIPDSWFSH
- a CDS encoding TonB-dependent receptor domain-containing protein is translated as MKHLFTLLLLGVGLARAFSQAPTLGKLTGSLTDSTTAKPVPFATVALMDGQKLITGTTTDGAGSFVLPSLALGSYRLVVSFVGYRSKSLPVSLTAERPTIQLGSILITAEGKTLGEVTVAGQKAIVEDKGDRLVYNAEKDISNAGGTAADVLRKVPTLSVDMDGNVQMRGNGNIKVLINGKPSAMMARNLADALRQMPANVIKSIEVITSPGAKYDAEGSAGIINIITKKALQGFNGTASVTAGNFNRGVGTSLNLRKKKFGLTLSANGYQFRNKRENQSVRTNLLPSSDGPSQPLSILTQQSTADNTGTGGYGEMSVDYDPDSTNHINFAANVWGGYYPNNSIVQNRLTNPAGDELQAFRNDTRFKNPYGNGQLDLGYTKSFKKPGQEFSLLTQYSRMPDNYFYDTDRYAASESPIYRQHSSNYSRNKEYTFQTDYTHPFTLNGRKDTTNIKLEIGAKSILRDIGSEYRVSQSLDGQSPLVIDSAQSNDFSYTQRIYSGYTALRIDSKRKWSLNAGARFEHTDIKGDFLTTQTKLATQYTNLIPSITVAKTLKTHTIKVSYTQRIQRPMVWYLNPWLNQSDPKNIQTGNPYLNPELSHATELAYSTSTKKGLSLNSALYWRVTNNAIDYIATVDAAGVSTSKPQNIAQRKTMGLNVNVSSQPIKNWNLNAGGDIRYVDLFSPALNQGNSGLVWSVNMNTSYKLTPNYTLQANGNYSSGWISLQGTNTGFYWHSLSAKREFMNKQASLTLGLNNPFIQVINQTNRQSAPTFESESRFYSYRRSVRLTFEWRFGQMNAGGAKKGKKISNDDKDGR